The genomic segment CGCATCTTTCCCGAGATGTGTCCCAGCACCACATGCCCGTTCTCCAGCCTGACGCGGAAAGTCGCGTTGGGCAGCGTCTCCACGACTTCGCCCTGCATCTGGATCGTCTCTTCCTTGGCCATGCGCCCCTTGCGCCTAGCGGGTCGGGAACATTCCGCCCTTGAAACTGGCCTTCTTCAGCAGGCTCTCATACTGGTGCGACATGACGTAGGCTTGCACCTGCGCCATAAAATCCATGGTCACGACCACGATGATGAGCAGCGAGGTGCCGCCGAAGTAGAACGGCACGTTCCATTTCACGATCAGGAACTCCGGCAGCAAGCACACCAGAGTCACGTACAGCGATCCCGCCAGCGTGAGCCGCATGATGATCTTCTCGATGTACTTCGCCGTCTGCTCTCCCGGGCGAATACCGGGTACGAACGCGCCGCCCTTCTTCAGGTTCTCCGCGGTCTCCTTGGGGTTGAACACCAGCGCGGTGTAGAAGAAGCAGAAGAAGATGATCGCCGCTGCGTAGAGCAGCACGTAAATCGGCTGGCCGGGCGAGAGCATCGCGCTGATGTCGCGCAGCCAGTACACCGCCTCGCTGGTGCCGAACCATCCCGCCAGCGTGGCCGGAAACAGGATGATCGACGAGGCAAAGATCGGCGGGATCACGCCGGACATGTTGAGCTTGAGCGGCAGATGGCTCGTCTGGCCG from the Burkholderiales bacterium genome contains:
- the infA gene encoding translation initiation factor IF-1, with the translated sequence MAKEETIQMQGEVVETLPNATFRVRLENGHVVLGHISGKMRMNYIRILPGDKVTVELTPYDLTKGRIVFRAK
- a CDS encoding preprotein translocase subunit SecY, with translation GQTSHLPLKLNMSGVIPPIFASSIILFPATLAGWFGTSEAVYWLRDISAMLSPGQPIYVLLYAAAIIFFCFFYTALVFNPKETAENLKKGGAFVPGIRPGEQTAKYIEKIIMRLTLAGSLYVTLVCLLPEFLIVKWNVPFYFGGTSLLIIVVVTMDFMAQVQAYVMSHQYESLLKKASFKGGMFPTR